One window of Bactrocera tryoni isolate S06 chromosome 2, CSIRO_BtryS06_freeze2, whole genome shotgun sequence genomic DNA carries:
- the LOC120768112 gene encoding uncharacterized protein LOC120768112, producing the protein MQQANATTNTYATTNSATTKTTHAAVTTTSAATRSTCGKVVRTNTLAKSVPATPVQPKSPTAHFITTSPECEGGRAAAARAMCVNDNDDDDDRYNNCSEYLPHSYPNFTFDLSEDDSNDDYDDELEMDDSSLAMITPPPPYVDTPLQQYARAHIPAPPLHATRTRRAATAPPPPTRKKLFQNREIFNINTPPTTTMTPSSSSFASAITPTKLSAAAAAMFAAPQMAQLNKKWTQLHRKRRRRNSSSGDSKELDKLVLQSVDWDENDIY; encoded by the coding sequence ATGCAGCAAGCAAACGCCACAACAAACACTTACGCAACAACTAatagcgcaacaacaaaaacaacacatgcagccgtaacaacaacaagcgccgCCACGCGCAGCACATGCGGCAAAGTGGTGCGCACCAACACGCTCGCCAAATCCGTGCCAGCCACACCCGTACAACCGAAATCACCAACCGCACACTTCATAACCACCTCACCCGAATGTGAGGGTGGCCGCGCAGCAGCAGCACGCGCCATGTGCGTCAATGACAACGATGACGACGACGATCGCTACAACAATTGCAGCGAATATCTGCCACATTCCTATCCGAATTTCACATTCGATCTGTCCGAAGACGACTCTAACGACGACTACGACGACGAGCTGGAGATGGACGATTCCTCGCTGGCGATGATCACACCGCCACCACCGTATGTCGATACACCGTTGCAACAATATGCGCGTGCGCACATACCAGCACCGCCGTTGCACGCCACACGTACGCGCCGCGCCGCCACAGCGCCACCGCCACCGACGCGCAAGAAACTCTTTCAGAATCGCGAAATCTTCAACATCAACACGCCGCCAACGACGACGATGACGCCGAGCAGCAGCAGCTTTGCCAGCGCCATAACGCCGACCAAGCTGAGTGCCGCAGCGGCCGCGATGTTTGCGGCGCCACAAATGGCGCAATTGAACAAGAAGTGGACACAGTTGCATCGTAAGCGGCGGCGGCGCAACAGCAGCTCTGGCGATTCGAAGGAGTTGGACAAATTGGTGTTGCAATCGGTGGATTGGGATGAGAATGATATCTATTGA